A genomic stretch from Moraxella nasicaprae includes:
- a CDS encoding proline--tRNA ligase, producing the protein MKASQFLFSTLKETPSDADIVSSQLMVRAGLIRKLASGLYVWMPMGLRVLRKVENIVREEMDKIGSQELLMTVTQPGELWHESGRWDNYGAELLRFKDRHSRDFVLGPTHEEVITDIARNELKSYKQLPVTFYQIQTKFRDEIRPRFGVMRAREFTMKDAYSFHIDTDSLAVTYQDMYDAYSRIFSRLGLNFRAVQADTGSIGGFASHEFHVLADSGEDDIAFSSDSDFAANVELAEAITTGTRPAPSQARTNVSTPNMPTCEQVAQHLNIDLSQTVKTLIVKGAYSEETPEMPKLVALVLRGDHELNEIKAEKIVAIAKPFTMASEEEIKEAGLIKGYISVDLDVPVYVDRAAAILADFVCGANIENEHTTGMNWERDATITEVVDIRNVVDGDPSPDGQGVISIKRGIEVGHIFQLGDKYSDALGCKVLGKEGKPVTLMMGCYGIGVSRIIAAAIEQNHDDNGIIWAEPENPADSIAPFYVAIVPMRSKDGQAEQKADELYQTLKARNINVLLDDRDERPGVKFADLELIGVPHRIVVSERNLAEGKYEYVHRATGEKQMLSLNELLAKFA; encoded by the coding sequence ATGAAAGCCAGTCAGTTTTTATTTTCAACACTCAAAGAAACGCCAAGCGATGCGGACATCGTATCTAGTCAGTTGATGGTGCGTGCAGGTCTGATTCGCAAACTTGCCTCAGGACTGTATGTGTGGATGCCAATGGGGCTTAGAGTGTTACGCAAGGTCGAAAATATCGTACGAGAAGAGATGGATAAAATCGGCTCACAAGAACTGCTCATGACCGTCACTCAACCTGGCGAACTATGGCACGAATCTGGTCGCTGGGATAATTATGGAGCGGAGCTGCTGCGTTTTAAAGACCGTCATAGCCGTGATTTTGTCCTTGGGCCAACACACGAAGAAGTCATTACCGACATCGCTCGCAACGAACTAAAAAGCTACAAACAGCTGCCTGTAACTTTTTATCAAATCCAAACCAAATTCCGTGATGAGATTCGCCCACGCTTTGGCGTGATGCGTGCCAGAGAATTCACCATGAAAGATGCGTATTCTTTTCATATTGATACAGACTCTTTGGCAGTCACTTATCAAGACATGTATGATGCTTACAGCCGTATTTTTAGCCGTCTTGGACTAAACTTCCGTGCTGTACAAGCGGATACTGGCTCGATTGGCGGTTTTGCCTCACACGAATTTCATGTCTTGGCTGATAGCGGTGAAGATGATATTGCTTTTTCAAGCGATTCAGACTTTGCTGCCAATGTGGAGCTTGCCGAAGCCATCACTACTGGCACTCGCCCTGCCCCGAGTCAAGCTCGCACCAATGTATCAACACCTAATATGCCAACTTGCGAACAAGTAGCACAACATCTAAACATCGACCTAAGCCAGACTGTCAAAACTTTGATTGTCAAAGGGGCTTATAGCGAAGAAACACCAGAAATGCCAAAACTTGTGGCATTGGTACTTCGTGGTGATCATGAGCTAAACGAAATCAAGGCTGAAAAAATTGTAGCCATCGCCAAGCCGTTTACCATGGCAAGTGAAGAAGAAATCAAAGAAGCAGGTTTAATCAAAGGCTACATCAGTGTTGATTTGGATGTGCCTGTCTATGTTGATCGTGCCGCAGCCATCTTAGCAGATTTTGTGTGCGGAGCAAACATTGAAAATGAACACACCACAGGCATGAACTGGGAGCGAGATGCTACCATCACCGAAGTGGTGGATATTCGTAATGTTGTCGATGGCGACCCATCGCCAGATGGTCAGGGTGTTATTTCCATTAAGCGTGGTATCGAAGTTGGGCATATTTTCCAACTTGGCGACAAATACTCTGATGCACTGGGCTGCAAAGTATTGGGTAAAGAAGGCAAGCCTGTGACTTTGATGATGGGTTGCTATGGTATCGGTGTTAGCCGTATCATCGCCGCCGCCATCGAGCAAAATCATGATGACAATGGCATCATCTGGGCAGAACCAGAAAATCCTGCTGACAGTATTGCACCATTTTATGTTGCTATTGTGCCAATGCGTTCCAAAGATGGTCAAGCCGAACAAAAGGCTGATGAACTCTACCAAACCCTAAAAGCACGCAACATCAATGTACTGCTTGACGATAGAGACGAAAGACCAGGTGTTAAATTTGCCGACCTTGAACTGATTGGCGTGCCTCATCGCATCGTGGTATCAGAAAGAAATCTTGCTGAGGGCAAATATGAATATGTCCACCGTGCCACAGGCGAGAAACAAATGCTAAGCCTTAATGAACTACTGGCAAAATTTGCCTAA
- a CDS encoding NAD(P)H-dependent flavin oxidoreductase — translation MNRITQILNIKHPIVQAPMSWLTDAHLVASVAEAGGLGFLAPHAGQTTNPTSNEEVLERMRNEIRKVKALTDKPFGVPFMLSYDFSLIPLMVDLFIEERVPVVLDNGWLDTEIYAKLKQAGIKIICRLPNPNLADALKAQELGADILVLTGFDEGGTLPMKEVGSFNVLSEFVGKVDLPIMLAGGIADKKAVQAALTLGAEGVWIGTAFIATTECRSHQKVKEWIVNATANDLLLFRTEPYYYRSLPTELAKKCFEMSENGATRSEIAKVMNAGTGMRLGMLEGDFENGYVSVGNGISAIDRIKTVKELIDELMG, via the coding sequence ATGAACCGCATTACCCAAATCTTAAACATCAAACACCCCATCGTCCAAGCGCCAATGAGTTGGCTGACCGATGCACATCTGGTGGCAAGCGTTGCTGAGGCTGGTGGGCTTGGTTTTTTAGCCCCACACGCAGGGCAGACGACCAACCCCACTTCCAACGAAGAAGTTTTAGAGCGTATGCGTAACGAAATCCGCAAGGTTAAAGCCTTGACCGATAAACCGTTTGGTGTGCCGTTTATGTTGTCTTATGATTTTTCGCTGATTCCCTTAATGGTGGATTTATTCATTGAAGAGCGTGTGCCTGTGGTACTGGATAATGGCTGGCTTGACACTGAAATTTACGCCAAACTCAAACAGGCGGGCATTAAAATCATCTGCCGTTTGCCTAATCCTAATTTGGCGGACGCACTAAAAGCCCAAGAACTCGGTGCAGATATTTTGGTGCTGACGGGATTTGATGAGGGCGGTACTTTGCCGATGAAAGAAGTGGGCAGTTTTAATGTGCTTTCAGAATTTGTGGGTAAAGTGGATTTGCCGATAATGCTGGCTGGTGGCATTGCCGATAAAAAAGCGGTGCAGGCTGCCTTAACGCTTGGGGCGGAAGGGGTGTGGATTGGCACGGCATTTATCGCCACAACCGAATGCCGTAGCCATCAAAAAGTCAAAGAATGGATTGTCAATGCAACCGCCAATGATTTACTCTTGTTCCGCACCGAGCCGTATTATTACCGCTCCTTGCCAACCGAACTTGCCAAAAAATGCTTTGAAATGAGTGAAAATGGGGCAACTCGCTCTGAAATCGCCAAAGTGATGAATGCTGGCACGGGAATGCGTTTGGGTATGTTAGAAGGCGATTTTGAAAACGGCTATGTGTCGGTGGGTAATGGCATTTCAGCGATTGACCGCATTAAAACAGTGAAAGAATTGATTGATGAGTTGATGGGGTAA
- a CDS encoding RecQ family ATP-dependent DNA helicase has product MHFNPSRALELLRQGSSNPNAKFRDGQEEAITHLVTSTQRLLVVQKTGWGKSFVYFIATQLLRESGAGITLLISPLLALMRNQIAAAKRMGLKAVSINSENTDDWKQIEQEIILGQVDIVLISPERLANQNFINNVLSQIAGNIGLLVIDEAHCISDWGHDFRPDYRLIERIIKNLPPNLRVLATTATANQRVMDDLIAILGPNIAVSRGDLNRPSLTLQTIKLPSQIERLAWLAEQLSHLQGSGIIYTLTVRDANQVADWLKLQGFDVEAYTGESGDKRIELEDKLLNNQVKALVATTALGMGYDKPDLGFVIHYQMPNSVVAYYQQVGRAGRALSNAYGVLLSGIEDDEISAFFIDSAFPKPNEVNQILNALKQSPNGLSSNELQDNINLSQGRISKALKVLSLESPAPLVKQDTKWQLTSATLSTDFWQRVNRLTELRKNEHQQMKNYVDLPFGQHMAFLVNALDGDTQQIMPPQLPPLPTLIHPTFVQQASEFLHRSNVIIEPRKKWATGGSTQFSQKGNINPNFQAEEGRALSIWGDAGWGKLVKQGKYQDNHFADELVNACCEMIERWQPNPKPTWVTCVPSLRHPDLVPDFARRLAMKLGLPFMPIIQKIKETEPQKMMQNSHMQAHNLDGVFQLSDNPLSEPVLLIDDMVDSRWTLTICSYLLKFNGSGAVFPLVLSQTSNQGE; this is encoded by the coding sequence ATGCACTTTAATCCAAGTCGCGCTCTTGAATTATTAAGACAAGGTTCAAGTAATCCAAATGCTAAATTTCGTGATGGACAAGAGGAGGCTATTACTCATCTTGTTACCAGCACACAAAGACTGCTGGTAGTGCAAAAAACAGGCTGGGGTAAAAGTTTTGTTTATTTTATTGCCACACAATTATTACGAGAATCAGGTGCTGGCATTACGCTACTTATCTCGCCATTATTAGCGTTAATGCGTAACCAAATTGCGGCAGCAAAAAGAATGGGCTTAAAGGCGGTAAGTATCAATTCGGAAAATACCGATGATTGGAAGCAAATAGAACAAGAGATTATTTTAGGACAAGTGGATATCGTTCTAATCTCACCTGAACGATTGGCAAATCAGAACTTTATCAATAATGTTTTGAGTCAAATTGCTGGAAATATTGGTTTATTGGTTATTGATGAAGCACACTGTATTTCAGATTGGGGACACGATTTTCGTCCAGATTATCGTTTAATTGAACGAATTATTAAAAATTTACCACCCAATCTGCGTGTTTTGGCAACTACAGCAACCGCCAATCAGCGTGTAATGGATGACCTTATTGCCATTCTAGGACCCAATATTGCGGTTTCAAGAGGAGATTTAAATCGCCCATCATTAACCTTACAAACGATTAAATTGCCCAGCCAAATTGAACGTTTGGCGTGGCTGGCTGAACAACTGTCTCATTTGCAAGGTAGCGGTATTATTTATACTTTAACAGTGAGAGATGCCAATCAAGTTGCTGATTGGCTTAAATTGCAAGGTTTTGATGTGGAAGCCTATACAGGCGAAAGTGGTGATAAAAGGATTGAATTAGAAGATAAACTACTTAATAATCAAGTCAAAGCATTGGTTGCCACAACTGCTTTGGGAATGGGATATGATAAGCCTGATTTGGGATTTGTCATTCATTATCAAATGCCAAATTCTGTTGTTGCTTATTATCAACAAGTTGGACGAGCTGGGCGAGCATTATCGAACGCTTATGGCGTTTTATTGAGCGGTATAGAAGATGATGAAATCAGTGCGTTTTTTATTGACAGTGCTTTCCCAAAACCAAATGAAGTGAATCAAATTTTAAATGCATTAAAACAATCGCCAAATGGATTATCATCAAATGAATTGCAAGACAACATCAATTTAAGTCAAGGCAGAATCAGCAAAGCATTAAAAGTCTTATCATTAGAATCGCCAGCACCTTTGGTTAAGCAAGACACAAAATGGCAATTAACTTCCGCTACATTATCTACTGATTTTTGGCAAAGGGTTAATCGCCTCACAGAATTAAGAAAAAATGAACATCAGCAAATGAAAAATTATGTTGATTTACCATTTGGTCAGCATATGGCATTTTTAGTTAATGCACTTGATGGTGATACACAACAAATTATGCCACCCCAATTACCACCATTACCAACTTTAATTCACCCAACTTTCGTTCAACAAGCCAGTGAATTTTTGCACAGAAGTAATGTGATTATTGAACCAAGAAAGAAATGGGCAACAGGTGGTTCAACACAATTTTCGCAAAAAGGTAATATCAATCCAAATTTTCAAGCAGAGGAAGGACGTGCATTATCCATTTGGGGCGATGCTGGCTGGGGCAAATTGGTCAAACAAGGAAAGTATCAAGATAATCATTTTGCAGATGAATTGGTGAATGCCTGTTGTGAAATGATTGAGCGTTGGCAACCCAATCCAAAACCAACTTGGGTAACTTGCGTGCCGTCTTTGCGACACCCTGATTTGGTGCCTGATTTTGCTAGGCGGTTGGCAATGAAATTGGGGTTGCCATTTATGCCAATTATCCAAAAAATCAAAGAAACTGAGCCACAAAAAATGATGCAAAATAGCCATATGCAAGCCCATAATTTAGATGGCGTATTTCAGTTGAGTGATAATCCATTGTCAGAACCCGTTTTATTGATTGATGATATGGTGGATTCTCGTTGGACTTTAACCATATGTAGCTATCTTTTAAAATTTAATGGTAGTGGTGCAGTCTTTCCACTTGTACTTTCTCAAACCAGCAATCAAGGTGAATAA
- a CDS encoding DNA-processing protein DprA: MFISDNTKAILLLTAPLLLGKSQNNIKLLSNKEYHQLAVYLKNHHKQPADLLGNELSDILADYGKLEYERIQQLLQRGFLLSQTLDYWYSRNIWVISRADKTYPSRLKIRLGEQAPPILYGCGDVNLLNFGGIAIVGSRNIDDELIAYTQNIAHLAAQSGKMVVSGGAKGVDLAAIQEALQVGGVVCGVLADSLEKMALNAVNRSALQENRLVLISACDPKSRFMVGNAMQRNKYIYALSDIGLVVNSDLNKGGTWAGAVEQLDKYKHIPIYVRSTGTENAGLNALVNKGALWWDNPRDTQSFLDIFNGKFVSNMNTPKPQTNSSPNDKSITHPNLDLSPEKELFLLVKKLIEQNLQEPKKEKELAELLAVSSSQIRIWLERLIKEDVVVKQNKPIRYALRSKSENLELFPS, encoded by the coding sequence ATGTTTATTTCAGATAATACCAAAGCCATTTTACTTTTAACTGCACCATTATTATTGGGAAAAAGTCAAAATAATATTAAATTATTAAGCAATAAAGAATATCATCAGTTAGCTGTTTATTTAAAAAATCATCATAAACAGCCTGCGGATTTACTGGGTAACGAATTAAGTGATATTTTAGCTGATTATGGAAAATTAGAATATGAGCGAATCCAGCAATTATTACAAAGAGGTTTTTTATTAAGCCAAACTCTTGATTATTGGTATTCTCGCAATATTTGGGTCATCAGTCGTGCAGATAAAACTTACCCAAGTCGTTTAAAAATTCGTTTAGGAGAACAAGCACCACCAATATTATATGGTTGTGGCGATGTTAATTTACTCAATTTTGGCGGGATAGCAATTGTAGGCTCTCGCAATATTGACGATGAATTGATTGCTTATACACAAAATATTGCTCATCTAGCTGCACAATCTGGCAAAATGGTCGTTTCTGGTGGAGCAAAAGGAGTAGATTTAGCAGCAATACAAGAGGCTTTACAGGTTGGTGGGGTTGTTTGTGGTGTGTTGGCAGATAGTTTGGAGAAAATGGCTTTGAATGCAGTAAATCGCTCTGCATTACAAGAAAATCGTTTAGTGCTTATTTCTGCGTGCGACCCCAAATCTCGTTTTATGGTTGGCAATGCAATGCAACGCAATAAATATATTTATGCACTTTCGGACATTGGCTTGGTTGTTAATTCTGATTTAAATAAAGGGGGAACTTGGGCTGGTGCTGTTGAGCAATTAGACAAATACAAGCACATTCCGATTTATGTCCGTTCAACTGGTACTGAAAATGCAGGATTAAATGCCTTGGTAAATAAAGGAGCATTATGGTGGGATAATCCAAGAGATACACAATCATTTTTAGATATTTTTAACGGCAAATTTGTATCAAATATGAATACACCAAAACCACAAACAAATTCATCCCCTAATGATAAATCAATTACACATCCGAATCTTGATTTATCTCCAGAAAAAGAGTTATTTTTATTGGTTAAAAAACTGATTGAGCAAAATTTGCAAGAACCTAAAAAAGAAAAAGAGCTGGCTGAATTATTGGCAGTTTCCAGTTCTCAAATCCGAATATGGCTTGAACGCTTAATTAAAGAAGATGTGGTTGTTAAACAAAATAAGCCTATACGATATGCCCTGCGTTCAAAATCTGAGAATTTGGAATTATTTCCTTCTTAA
- a CDS encoding LysR family transcriptional regulator translates to MNLNTLRLFVAVIQHGSLSKASERLNVPIATISRQIADLEKELNIQLFDRQKSGVKPTMAGQRLYEQVHLSIEQLANAKEVLFEEQGNLKGKLRLSASPACEPVLAWIADFQAAYPQVQVHCTLTDRLLDLSADGIDVAFRIGQLHGEQFIAKKVGQIGSKWVAHPDLLTRLGTPNTIKDLKNFPIAAWAKNEASVITLGVGRQAVEIPYLFASNDSYAIEYMAKQGKAVALLADSTVDRLVAENGLVEVLGETENPKFDLTMIYAAHRYPSSIVRAFVGFVLDRVNNETLDDSAI, encoded by the coding sequence ATGAACCTCAACACCCTCCGTCTTTTCGTTGCCGTTATCCAGCACGGCAGTTTGTCCAAAGCCTCCGAACGACTCAATGTGCCGATTGCGACCATTAGCCGTCAAATTGCCGATTTGGAAAAAGAGCTTAATATTCAACTCTTTGACCGCCAAAAATCAGGCGTTAAACCCACAATGGCAGGGCAACGCCTGTATGAACAGGTGCATTTGTCCATTGAACAGCTTGCCAATGCCAAAGAAGTACTCTTTGAAGAGCAAGGCAATTTAAAGGGTAAATTACGCCTGTCGGCAAGCCCTGCCTGCGAGCCTGTTTTGGCGTGGATAGCTGATTTTCAGGCAGCCTACCCACAGGTACAGGTGCATTGCACGCTGACCGACCGTCTTTTGGATTTGTCGGCAGACGGCATTGATGTGGCGTTTCGGATTGGGCAGTTACACGGCGAACAATTTATCGCCAAAAAAGTGGGGCAAATCGGCAGCAAATGGGTGGCACACCCTGATTTATTGACACGATTGGGTACACCCAACACCATCAAGGATTTGAAAAATTTCCCCATTGCCGCTTGGGCAAAAAATGAAGCAAGCGTCATCACGCTAGGGGTTGGCAGACAAGCGGTGGAAATTCCCTATCTTTTTGCCAGCAATGACAGCTATGCCATTGAATATATGGCAAAACAGGGCAAAGCAGTGGCTCTGCTTGCCGACAGCACGGTGGATAGACTCGTGGCAGAAAATGGCTTGGTGGAGGTCTTAGGCGAGACAGAAAACCCCAAATTTGATTTGACGATGATTTATGCCGCCCATCGTTATCCGTCTAGCATTGTACGGGCGTTTGTGGGGTTTGTGCTTGATAGGGTAAATAATGAGACTTTGGACGATTCAGCCATTTGA
- a CDS encoding DUF3841 domain-containing protein: MRLWTIQPFDWYETLMSDGVIYAKGELIDWLNEDNFKTAYHWLMGQMTHKIGKPPMPDVYPIWAWYQWQNAKKNKPDLRFGGIGIKGQKSVLLEIEKSDDEVLLSDFDLWHCVLNEWHIADNEQESDWFDDCLRQAGIDFCDKHLYPPNIRQIMQNSWQKIFDMDYCAEYSTNSFSQKSIQATFWQLSIDEIKSVRTFIAK, from the coding sequence ATGAGACTTTGGACGATTCAGCCATTTGACTGGTATGAAACACTGATGAGTGATGGCGTGATTTATGCCAAAGGTGAGCTGATTGATTGGTTAAATGAAGACAATTTTAAAACTGCCTATCATTGGCTGATGGGGCAAATGACACATAAGATCGGCAAACCGCCAATGCCTGATGTTTATCCGATTTGGGCGTGGTATCAATGGCAAAACGCCAAGAAGAACAAGCCTGATTTAAGATTTGGTGGCATTGGCATCAAAGGTCAAAAAAGCGTTTTATTGGAAATTGAAAAAAGCGATGATGAAGTCTTATTAAGCGATTTTGATTTATGGCATTGTGTATTAAATGAATGGCATATTGCCGATAACGAACAAGAAAGCGATTGGTTTGATGATTGTCTAAGGCAAGCGGGGATTGATTTTTGCGATAAACATCTTTATCCGCCCAATATTCGCCAGATTATGCAAAACAGCTGGCAAAAAATCTTTGATATGGATTATTGTGCAGAATACAGCACCAATTCATTTTCACAAAAAAGCATTCAAGCGACTTTTTGGCAATTGTCCATTGATGAGATTAAAAGCGTGCGGACTTTTATCGCCAAATAA
- a CDS encoding NADP-dependent oxidoreductase: MAKPTQMTAMTVQKYGKYPVQKTSIPAPKIGDDDVLVKVVSASVNPLDFKIRNGDLKLVLPFSLPLILGNDFAGVVVAVGKNVKNFAIGDEVFVRTDTLRIGSFAQFIAINQHNLAKKPANLDFNQSASLPLVALTAIQAFDKMGIKSGDKVLIHAGAGGLGSVSIQIAKILGLYVATTASGKGLGIVKSLGADEVIDYKQENFEQKLKNFDFVLDTVGGETLLKSFKILKQGGKVISVAGIPTKDFAKEMGLSWVKQLIMGLISAKIHKTAQNYGTSYEFLFMKPSSKQLNIIKTWAEAGKLRPIIDQVFAFDDTQKALEYSESGRAKGKIVIEMG; this comes from the coding sequence ATGGCTAAGCCCACCCAAATGACTGCAATGACCGTCCAAAAATATGGCAAATACCCTGTACAAAAAACCAGTATTCCCGCCCCAAAAATTGGCGATGATGATGTTTTGGTCAAGGTAGTCAGTGCCAGCGTCAATCCGCTTGATTTTAAAATTAGAAATGGCGATTTAAAGCTGGTTTTGCCTTTTTCTCTGCCCCTGATTTTAGGCAATGATTTTGCTGGTGTGGTGGTAGCAGTTGGCAAAAATGTTAAAAATTTTGCCATTGGCGATGAAGTGTTTGTCCGTACGGATACTTTGCGGATTGGCAGTTTTGCACAGTTTATCGCCATCAATCAACACAATCTTGCCAAAAAACCTGCCAATTTAGACTTTAACCAATCGGCAAGCCTACCGCTTGTCGCTTTGACTGCCATTCAAGCCTTTGACAAAATGGGCATCAAATCAGGCGATAAAGTTCTCATTCACGCAGGGGCAGGGGGCTTGGGCAGTGTTTCCATACAGATTGCCAAAATTTTGGGCTTGTATGTTGCCACCACCGCCAGTGGTAAGGGCTTAGGCATTGTCAAATCACTGGGTGCTGATGAAGTGATTGATTATAAACAAGAAAATTTTGAACAAAAATTAAAGAATTTTGATTTTGTGCTAGATACGGTGGGTGGTGAAACTTTGTTAAAATCCTTTAAAATTTTAAAACAAGGCGGAAAAGTCATCAGTGTGGCAGGAATACCAACCAAAGATTTTGCCAAAGAAATGGGGCTTTCTTGGGTCAAACAATTGATAATGGGCTTAATCAGTGCCAAAATCCACAAAACCGCCCAAAATTATGGGACAAGTTATGAATTTTTGTTTATGAAACCGTCTAGCAAGCAGTTAAATATCATCAAAACTTGGGCAGAAGCGGGTAAATTACGCCCAATCATTGACCAAGTTTTTGCCTTTGATGATACCCAAAAAGCCTTAGAATACAGCGAAAGCGGACGAGCAAAGGGTAAGATTGTGATTGAGATGGGCTAA
- a CDS encoding organic hydroperoxide resistance protein gives MKIFYHTSATATGGRDGRTQVDDGSIGFDLVGFQNESGKVGTNPEQLFAMGYAACFDSAMNHVAPSLNIKPKKSSTTVAVGIGQKADGAFSLDLDITITVEGISVDDAKKLITKAHEVCPYSNATRGNVEVRLHVNVVETFDL, from the coding sequence ATGAAAATTTTTTATCACACCTCAGCCACCGCCACAGGCGGACGAGACGGTCGCACCCAAGTTGATGACGGCTCTATCGGCTTTGATTTGGTTGGTTTTCAAAATGAAAGCGGTAAAGTTGGCACCAACCCTGAACAACTATTTGCAATGGGCTATGCCGCCTGTTTTGACAGTGCGATGAACCATGTTGCCCCAAGCCTAAACATCAAACCCAAAAAATCATCCACCACCGTTGCGGTCGGTATCGGTCAAAAGGCGGACGGTGCGTTTAGCCTAGATTTGGACATCACCATTACCGTTGAGGGCATTAGCGTTGATGATGCCAAAAAGCTGATTACAAAAGCTCACGAAGTCTGCCCATATTCTAATGCCACTCGTGGCAATGTTGAGGTGCGTTTGCATGTCAATGTGGTTGAGACTTTTGATTTGTGA
- a CDS encoding ferritin-like domain-containing protein → MDLGGVINFTVSQPNIGKNLREALQNDYELQKDARTGLNKLIKEVDELGDATTRNLIEEILADEEEYLARLEQELSLLEKLGEPLYLSKRM, encoded by the coding sequence TTGGACTTGGGCGGTGTGATTAACTTTACGGTTAGCCAGCCCAACATCGGCAAGAATTTGCGTGAAGCCTTGCAAAACGATTATGAACTACAAAAAGACGCTCGCACAGGTCTAAATAAGCTCATCAAAGAAGTAGATGAGCTAGGCGATGCCACCACTCGCAACTTGATTGAAGAGATTTTGGCGGACGAAGAAGAATATTTGGCTCGGCTAGAACAAGAGTTGTCTTTACTGGAAAAATTGGGCGAACCGCTTTATTTGTCAAAAAGAATGTAA
- a CDS encoding NAD-dependent epimerase/dehydratase family protein: protein MNTMMIIGQGAIGQPLAEKLAVSHKVIGVARSPKFYQQRVQFLQKDARQLNIDDLAMVTHIAIIITPSERSVAGYQESYLAICQRLAMLAKDNPTLINRLQQVLFLSSTAVYGENQGEMIDEHTPAIASSATAQVLLDAEEVLKDGFGDKAVIVRASGIYGKTRLRMLRQAATAHQDGVPSHQYTNRIMDTDLIQVLACILTQNTPKSLYLATDFDPVEASVVMRYLADLLHYPKPNVIESLPSGKRIISNINPDWLDFPTHQAGYAWIVSKIMK from the coding sequence ATGAATACGATGATGATTATCGGGCAAGGGGCAATCGGTCAGCCATTGGCAGAAAAATTGGCGGTCAGTCATAAGGTCATTGGTGTGGCTCGTTCGCCAAAATTCTATCAGCAGCGTGTGCAGTTTTTACAAAAAGATGCTCGTCAGCTAAACATTGATGATTTGGCTATGGTGACGCACATTGCCATCATCATCACGCCCAGCGAACGAAGCGTGGCAGGTTATCAAGAGAGCTATTTGGCAATCTGTCAGCGATTGGCGATGTTGGCAAAGGATAATCCAACTCTCATCAATCGGTTGCAGCAGGTGCTGTTTTTATCATCGACGGCAGTTTATGGCGAAAATCAAGGAGAGATGATTGATGAGCATACCCCAGCGATTGCCAGCAGTGCCACCGCCCAAGTATTGCTTGATGCCGAAGAGGTGCTAAAAGATGGCTTTGGCGATAAAGCGGTCATTGTGCGAGCATCAGGCATTTATGGTAAGACTCGCCTTAGAATGCTTAGACAGGCTGCCACTGCTCATCAAGATGGCGTGCCAAGTCATCAATACACCAATCGCATCATGGACACTGATTTGATACAGGTTTTGGCGTGCATTTTGACACAAAATACCCCAAAATCATTGTATCTGGCGACGGATTTTGACCCTGTGGAGGCATCTGTTGTGATGCGGTATTTGGCGGATTTATTGCATTATCCTAAGCCAAATGTCATTGAAAGTTTGCCATCAGGCAAAAGAATCATCAGCAACATCAATCCAGATTGGCTAGATTTCCCAACGCATCAGGCGGGCTATGCGTGGATTGTCTCAAAGATAATGAAGTAG